A region from the Triticum aestivum cultivar Chinese Spring chromosome 3D, IWGSC CS RefSeq v2.1, whole genome shotgun sequence genome encodes:
- the LOC123079957 gene encoding RNA-binding protein 24-B isoform X1 has protein sequence MSPPSVMGQFGDTTYTKVFVGGLAWETQKETMRKYFEQFGEILEAVVITDKNTGRSKGYGFVTFRDPDAAMRSCVDPAPVIDGRRANCNLASLGVQRSRPPTPQHGGARSFRVMKSFGQQQAAGIQGALGAAFPSQATFPHYAIPQGLPYHVYGYSPYSPDYGYPANYYNIYGGNQYPFYGGAGTGMVTGTSPFYPYFQFGQSGSTTPNYATGQGYNMQFPQMFPFSTVASTAAAVTGFAQQYGGPLSLAASPQAQAGMTMALTAPTLPSPTQAAHPYRLVPSHFAVSAAPEQSLA, from the exons ATGAGCCCGCCGAGTGTGATGGGGCAGTTCGGGGACACGACCTACACCAAGGTGTTCGTGGGCGGGCTGGCGTGGGAGACCCAGAAGGAGACCATGAGGAAGTACTTCGAGCAGTTCGGGGAGATCCTCGAGGCCGTCGTCATCACCGACAAGAACACGGGCAGATCCAAGGGCTATGGATTT GTTACCTTCCGGGACCCGGATGCGGCGATGAGGTCCTGCGTCGACCCCGCGCCGGTGATCGACGGGAGGAGGGCCAACTGCAACCTGGCTTCCCTTGGGGTGCAGAGATCCAGGCCTCCAACCCCACAGCACG GGGGCGCTAGGAGCTTTCGAGTGATGAAGTCCTTTGGGCAGCAGCAGGCTGCGGGGATCCAAGGTGCGCTGGGCGCAGCTTTTCCTTCGCAGGCCACCTTCCCTCATTATGCCATCCCACAAGGCCTCCCTTACCATGTCTATgg GTACTCTCCTTATTCACCAGACTACGGTTATCCCGCA AACTACTACAACATCTATGGAGGAAACCAGTACCCGTTTTACGGAGGAGCAGGAACTGGCATGGTGACTGGAACCAGTCCCTTCTATCCATATTTCCAGTTTGGCCAGTCCGGAAGCACTACACCCAACTATGCAACTGGACAGGGCTACAACATGCAATTCCCACAGATGTTCCCCTTCTCAACTGTGGCTTCTACAGCTGCTGCTGTAACTGGCTTTGCACAGCAATACGGAGGGCCATTGTCACTTGCAGCGAGTCCTCAAGCCCAAGCAG GCATGACTATGGCTCTCACAGCACCAACCTTGCCAAGTCCAACTCAGGCTGCTCATCCTTACCGGCTCGTCCCCTCGCACTTTGCTGTGTCTGCTGCTCCAGAGCAATCCTTGGCCTAA
- the LOC123079957 gene encoding RNA-binding protein 24-B isoform X2, giving the protein MSPPSVMGQFGDTTYTKVFVGGLAWETQKETMRKYFEQFGEILEAVVITDKNTGRSKGYGFVTFRDPDAAMRSCVDPAPVIDGRRANCNLASLGVQRSRPPTPQHGGARSFRVMKSFGQQQAAGIQGALGAAFPSQATFPHYAIPQGLPYHVYGYSPYSPDYGYPANYYNIYGGNQYPFYGGAGTGMVTGTSPFYPYFQFGQSGSTTPNYATGQGYNMQFPQMFPFSTVASTAAAVTGFAQQYGGPLSLAASPQAQAVCIPIKQA; this is encoded by the exons ATGAGCCCGCCGAGTGTGATGGGGCAGTTCGGGGACACGACCTACACCAAGGTGTTCGTGGGCGGGCTGGCGTGGGAGACCCAGAAGGAGACCATGAGGAAGTACTTCGAGCAGTTCGGGGAGATCCTCGAGGCCGTCGTCATCACCGACAAGAACACGGGCAGATCCAAGGGCTATGGATTT GTTACCTTCCGGGACCCGGATGCGGCGATGAGGTCCTGCGTCGACCCCGCGCCGGTGATCGACGGGAGGAGGGCCAACTGCAACCTGGCTTCCCTTGGGGTGCAGAGATCCAGGCCTCCAACCCCACAGCACG GGGGCGCTAGGAGCTTTCGAGTGATGAAGTCCTTTGGGCAGCAGCAGGCTGCGGGGATCCAAGGTGCGCTGGGCGCAGCTTTTCCTTCGCAGGCCACCTTCCCTCATTATGCCATCCCACAAGGCCTCCCTTACCATGTCTATgg GTACTCTCCTTATTCACCAGACTACGGTTATCCCGCA AACTACTACAACATCTATGGAGGAAACCAGTACCCGTTTTACGGAGGAGCAGGAACTGGCATGGTGACTGGAACCAGTCCCTTCTATCCATATTTCCAGTTTGGCCAGTCCGGAAGCACTACACCCAACTATGCAACTGGACAGGGCTACAACATGCAATTCCCACAGATGTTCCCCTTCTCAACTGTGGCTTCTACAGCTGCTGCTGTAACTGGCTTTGCACAGCAATACGGAGGGCCATTGTCACTTGCAGCGAGTCCTCAAGCCCAAGCAG TGTGTATCCCCATTAAACAGGCATGA